The following coding sequences are from one Paenibacillus sp. JDR-2 window:
- a CDS encoding carbohydrate ABC transporter permease has translation MAGRGRIKEKGSLSVKIVSYSVAIFFILASIVPLFWMVSSSMKDNITIYKFPPTWVPEVPKSVSVTLNYDGTDLKKEDYELDAMEAIWFTWKRMQNEAVGAMKVTGVKDGVVVYKASMPSYKFTVGRSEIVPTMVATHATMKNKLQKIRDRKLTNFDYMEEGGKYGGETAIPAELPQQAANALKWLSESKVVKGKVQTIDEISDWKRLFDNYIVLWEMTGSSDSKTNTASYGFPHFLLNSVFVTGATIILQLIIGGTAGYALAHLMRGRISGWLTLFFVATIMIPEIAILVPLYLTMDKLHLVNTLWGIILPHTAWGIVIFLFKGFFEQLPGELLQAGRIDGASEMKIFYRIVVPMSAPIFTVVAVMTFIAVWNEFLWPLVVARTQNVWTFTVALNDFQQRRSLGSNVIMSSLVIATIPLMIIITSCQKLIEKGVSFTGLKG, from the coding sequence ATGGCTGGACGCGGACGCATTAAGGAGAAAGGTTCATTATCGGTAAAAATCGTCTCTTATTCGGTTGCCATATTTTTTATCCTGGCTTCCATCGTGCCGTTGTTCTGGATGGTCAGTTCATCGATGAAAGACAACATCACTATCTACAAGTTTCCGCCGACATGGGTTCCGGAGGTGCCGAAATCCGTCAGCGTGACCCTTAATTACGACGGCACGGATCTGAAGAAGGAAGATTACGAGCTTGATGCGATGGAAGCCATCTGGTTCACGTGGAAACGCATGCAGAATGAAGCGGTTGGCGCGATGAAGGTAACAGGCGTGAAAGACGGCGTTGTTGTCTACAAAGCCTCCATGCCTTCCTACAAGTTTACGGTGGGACGCTCCGAGATTGTTCCTACGATGGTCGCTACCCATGCCACGATGAAAAACAAGCTGCAGAAGATTCGGGACCGCAAGCTGACGAACTTCGACTACATGGAGGAAGGCGGCAAGTACGGCGGCGAAACGGCGATCCCCGCCGAGCTGCCGCAGCAGGCGGCAAATGCGCTTAAATGGCTGTCCGAATCAAAAGTAGTCAAGGGAAAGGTGCAGACAATCGATGAAATAAGCGACTGGAAGCGGCTGTTCGACAACTATATCGTGCTGTGGGAAATGACCGGCAGCTCGGACAGCAAAACAAACACGGCATCATACGGTTTTCCTCATTTCTTGCTGAACAGCGTTTTTGTCACAGGCGCAACGATTATCCTTCAGCTTATCATTGGGGGTACGGCTGGCTATGCGCTGGCGCATCTTATGCGAGGCAGAATCAGCGGCTGGCTGACGCTTTTCTTCGTCGCTACAATCATGATTCCCGAGATAGCGATACTCGTTCCTCTTTATCTGACGATGGATAAGCTGCATCTGGTCAATACTCTGTGGGGGATTATTTTGCCGCATACCGCTTGGGGGATTGTGATCTTCTTGTTCAAAGGGTTCTTCGAGCAGCTGCCGGGCGAGCTTCTGCAGGCGGGCCGGATTGACGGCGCAAGCGAGATGAAGATCTTCTATCGCATTGTTGTGCCGATGTCGGCGCCAATCTTTACGGTCGTGGCGGTCATGACGTTTATCGCGGTATGGAACGAATTTCTGTGGCCGCTTGTTGTTGCGAGAACGCAAAACGTCTGGACCTTTACGGTCGCGCTAAACGACTTCCAGCAGCGGCGAAGTCTTGGCTCCAACGTCATTATGTCAAGTCTCGTCATCGCTACGATACCGCTTATGATCATTATTACGTCCTGTCAGAAGCTGATTGAGAAAGGCGTTTCTTTCACGGGGCTGAAAGGGTAG
- a CDS encoding SDR family NAD(P)-dependent oxidoreductase yields the protein MERKVALVTGSGRGIGKGIAHEFAKAGYDVCVNYNKSAEQAQEVVRQLLEYGVRAEAVQANIADLDQIAMLIEQVERQFGRLDVLVNNSGITRMKPFLETPPELFEEVINTDLRGLYFCSQHAARLMVKQGTRGVIIHISSNHAEGNWSNSTVYAAAKAGVNKLAKNMALDLAPHGIRVIGIAPGYTRNSWTEGDERVQKAIADISSRIPMGRFCTPEEVGAAAVFLASGNAGYMTGTTLYMDGGALLPVWAEKGTNG from the coding sequence TTGGAACGAAAAGTCGCTTTGGTAACGGGTTCGGGACGAGGGATTGGCAAAGGAATCGCGCATGAGTTTGCTAAGGCCGGTTACGATGTGTGCGTCAATTACAACAAAAGCGCCGAGCAGGCTCAGGAAGTCGTCCGCCAGCTGCTGGAATATGGCGTGAGGGCGGAAGCGGTGCAGGCGAATATCGCCGATCTGGACCAGATCGCTATGCTGATTGAACAGGTGGAGAGACAGTTCGGCCGGCTCGACGTGCTTGTGAACAATTCGGGCATCACGCGGATGAAGCCATTCCTGGAGACTCCTCCAGAGTTGTTCGAGGAGGTCATCAATACCGATTTGCGCGGTTTGTATTTCTGTTCGCAGCATGCGGCGCGCCTGATGGTCAAACAGGGCACTCGCGGCGTCATTATCCATATCAGCTCGAATCATGCGGAGGGCAATTGGTCGAATTCGACGGTGTACGCGGCGGCGAAGGCTGGCGTAAACAAGCTTGCCAAAAATATGGCGCTTGATCTCGCGCCTCACGGCATTCGGGTCATCGGGATCGCGCCGGGCTACACGAGGAATAGCTGGACCGAAGGCGACGAACGCGTACAGAAGGCCATCGCGGATATTTCTTCCCGCATTCCGATGGGGCGGTTCTGCACGCCGGAAGAGGTTGGGGCGGCTGCCGTATTCCTTGCTTCGGGGAATGCGGGTTATATGACGGGAACAACGCTTTATATGGATGGCGGTGCTCTTCTCCCCGTATGGGCGGAGAAAGGGACTAACGGCTAA